The DNA segment TATCCCGCCATCCATTTGTAGCTGACCACCAGCATCAAGCCGGTCACGCTGACTGAGAATAACAGGATCAACGGCAAAAAATCTTCGCCGAAACGCTGCAGCGCCAAGGCGTCGCGGCTGCGCATTCGGCGCCGCATGGCGATCATCACTCCGGCGATCACCAGAAACGAGGCCCACACCAGGCCGTGAAAGACCAGATAGCCCGGCAGAGAATCGATGCCGAACGAAAACAGGGGGAATCCAAAGACCACGGCCCTGTAGCGGTCGAACCCAACGTCGGCGAACTCAAAGTGAATCCAGCCAAACACCAGGGGAAAGGTGATCGCCGACGCCAGAATGCATCCCCACATCATCAGCCAATGGGCGGAGCCCCGCGCCAGGCCTCGCTTCCAGATGAAACTGTTGGCAAAGAATACTGATACTAATCGCTGGAGCCAGAGGACGAGGTTACGGGGAAACGATTGCGGTCGGAGAAAGACTTGCCAGCCCCGCTTCCAATACATGGCCGTTGGCGGCCGCTGCAGCCACATGGCATAGCGGTAGGCGATGCCAAAGGCGGCAAACAGGGTCGCAAACGTGTAGCCCACAAGCGCGGCGTCGAAGTGAGACAGCCGGCGGGAGCCCAGCACGATCAGGCCTGCCACGAGCAAAGTCGTGACCAGGCCGCTTGTGCCGGCGATGATCGCCTCCCGCGGCCAGACCTGTTGCGAGGTGCGGTCGGTCTGCCGGTTCTCACCCATCCGCGTTGAATTCACGAGGGCACCCCAGTCGCTCACGGCTAGCCAATCTTTCCACCACTTCGAAACTGACGCCAACTGAGCGTCTGCCCCCTACTCCCACACGCAAGCTCATCGGCGGGGAGATCGTGCGGGCGCGGGTCAATATAGCAATTGATTTCTACATGTCAATATGTAGAATTAGTTGCGACGGAGATGGAAATGCTGCCTAAAACCGCTGAATACGCGCTGCGCGCCGTCGTGTGGTTGGCTCGCGATCCTGCTCGGCAGGAGTCTGCCGACGAGCTTGCCCGGCAAACCAGCGTCCCGCGGCGCTATCTGCACAAAGTGCTCCAGGACCTGGTCAAGGCGAAGCTCGTTCGCTCTCAATCGGGTCCCGGAGGCGGTTATGTCCTGACGCGATCGCCAGACAAGATCTCTGTGTTGGACGTCGTCAAGGCCACGGCCCCTTTGATGCGAATTCGCCGCTGCCCCTTGGGACTGCCTTCCCATCGACAGCTCTGTCCCCTGCACGCGGAACTGGACCGGGTGTATGCCGCGACCGAGGCGGTCTTCAAGCGAGTGACCATCTCCCAATTACTCGGGTCGGCGTCTGAGATCGCACCGCTCTGCGCGAGGAGCTAGAGAGCACCGAATGAAAACGCAAGCTAGTACATCGCCGGCGCACCGCCATCAACCGCCTGCGGAAAAAATGCCCGGACATTGGCTGTTGGCAAAAATGGGCAAACGTGTCCT comes from the Pirellulales bacterium genome and includes:
- a CDS encoding Rrf2 family transcriptional regulator gives rise to the protein MLPKTAEYALRAVVWLARDPARQESADELARQTSVPRRYLHKVLQDLVKAKLVRSQSGPGGGYVLTRSPDKISVLDVVKATAPLMRIRRCPLGLPSHRQLCPLHAELDRVYAATEAVFKRVTISQLLGSASEIAPLCARS